CTGGATAATAACATTGCCCTTAAGATCTCCGGCTCCGATGCCGATATTGTCACGGAGACAAGAAATCTTAGCTGTTCGGGGGCATATTGCAAAGTTGATAAATCTCTTGAGCTGATGGCGAAGCTTAAGATCCATTTGCTTCTTCCATTCAAAAAAAATAAGAAAACAACAACGAAGCGTGTATCCTGCCAAGGCGTGGTTGTCCGCGTAGATCCTCAGCCGCAGAGCGATTTTTGCTATGCGGCGATTTATTTTAATGATATTTCGGAAAAAGACCGAAAGCATATTGAAGATTATATCGAATCCGTTCTAGCGCCAAAGACGAGCTAACCTTTTCCTTTTTTT
The nucleotide sequence above comes from Candidatus Omnitrophota bacterium. Encoded proteins:
- a CDS encoding PilZ domain-containing protein is translated as MINHSQERRKHRRLDNNIALKISGSDADIVTETRNLSCSGAYCKVDKSLELMAKLKIHLLLPFKKNKKTTTKRVSCQGVVVRVDPQPQSDFCYAAIYFNDISEKDRKHIEDYIESVLAPKTS